The following proteins are encoded in a genomic region of Corylus avellana chromosome ca4, CavTom2PMs-1.0:
- the LOC132177712 gene encoding uncharacterized protein LOC132177712: MHCSSLEQKMENKFVNAHKDGQGKEDSLRSFSSKGRAFSREESLDFSQSKSKSVVRRVNSPRAIILNFKQSQIHKSCNENSLLRNTRGLDGRIPKHVISVDEKYLRRCLELIHMNASKAARCNASMNLSSLKMGILSGCLNPTKIRRRDTYDSASFIFKCPVESGTGGVVVSPAGKWIVGTIMGSKSMMNILKNPLFHQLGVVDGNANFSTSNLNDLKGSICYDIMDSPSGLRISSPQKPKMEPLLMASHKNGSDTVHKRLVSMSSPDSTRSVQSSSVSATVSGMLQCTWKGGLPHFVFSVDDQREVYIANLWKAEPADDKAVDYTYSFHSRKGGQKDRGICDSDSHLVGKMKVSASFTLCPENSKIMETQFILYGGDENCDIETHTSSLNPRKNKGLSKKVVEVFRTGHLSKQKTFSKFGGSGAVLENCSLESSVDKGNNLDALGGANKLENHLLPNFELAAIVVKDHLRDNHQKEIGGWGLKFLKKSGSRQMIDSPEASVRCESCARNTGDCCTSMDILIPAGLHGGLRTKNGGPSSLTERWRSGGHCDCGGWDIGCPLTILKTRSSKDEILPQVETQEECKSFDLFQQGSGHAAPTLRMVNVHDGLYFIHSQPPLSALQSLSIAVAIIHTRSPTLRPKNVQELK, from the exons ATGCACTGTAGTTCATTGGAGCAGAAGATGGAAAATAAATTTGTCAATGCTCATAAAGACGGCCAGGGAAAAGAAGATTCATTGCGTAGCTTTAGTAGCAAGGGCAGAGCATTCTCCAGAGAAGAAAGTCTGGATTTTTCTCagtcaaaatcaaaatcagtGGTGAGAAGAGTAAATTCACCTCGagcaattattttaaattttaagcaATCACAAATTCACAAAAGTTGCAATGAGAATTCATTACTTCGAAATACTCGTGGGTTGGACGGTAGGATTCCAAAGCATGTGATAAGTGTAGATGAGAAGTATCTTCGTCGTTGCCTGGAATTGATTCATATGAATGCATCAAAAGCAGCACGATGCAATGCATCTATGAATTTGAGCTCTCTGAAGATGGGCATTTTGTCTGGCTGCTtaaatccaactaaaattaGAAGAAGAGATACATACGATTCGGCCAGTTTCATTTTCAAATGTCCAGTGGAATCTGGGACTGGGGGTGTAGTTGTAAGCCCTGCAGGGAAATGGATTGTAGGTACTATCATGGGGAGCAAGAGTATGATGAACATATTGAAGAACCCTTTGTTTCACCAACTCGGTGTCGTAGATGGCAATGCCAACTTCAGTACATCGAATTTGAATGATTTGAAAGGCTCAATATGCTATGATATTATGGACTCTCCCAGCGGGTTAAGAATATCTTCACCACAGAAGCCAAAAATGGAACCTTTATTAATGGCAAGCCATAAAAATGGATCTGATACTGTGCACAAAAGGCTTGTTTCTATGTCTAGCCCAGACTCTACACGTTCTGTTCAGTCTTCTTCTGTTTCTGCCACTGTTTCTGGGATGCTTCAATGTACATGGAAGGGAGGGCTTCCTCATTTTGTATTCTCTGTAGATGATCAGAGGGAGGTCTACATAGCCAACTTGTGGAAGGCTGAGCCGGCAGATGATAAGGCTGTGGACTATACGTACTCATTCCACTCAAGAAAGGGTGGCCAGAAGGATCGTGGAATTTGTGATAGTGACTCACACCTTGTTGGTAAGATGAAGGTATCGGCTTCTTTCACCCTCTGCCCGGAAAATTCCAAAATCATGGAGACTCAGTTCATTTTATATGGTGGTGATGAAAATTGTGACATAGAGACACATACTTCAAGCCTTAATCCGAGGAAGAATAAGGGATTGTCAAAGAAGGTGGTGGAAGTGTTCAGAACGGGTCACTTGTCCAAACAGAAAACTTTCTCCAAGTTTGGTGGATCCGGTGCCGTGCTGGAAAATTGTTCTTTGGAGTCCTCTGTGGATAAAGGCAACAACCTTGATGCATTAGGTGGGGCCAATAAGTTAGAAAATCATCTTTTGCCAAATTTTGAATTGGCTGCCATTGTTGTGAAAGACCATCTCCGTGACAATCATCAGAAGGAAATTGGAGGTTGGGGCTTGAAATTTCTCAAGAAATCTGGGTCTAGGCAAATGATTGATTCTCCAGAAGCTTCAGTACGTTGTGAAAGTTGTGCTCGAAATACTGGTGATTGCTGTACGAGTATGGACATTCTAATCCCCGCAGGACTTCATGGTGGGCTGAGAACCAAAAACGGTGGCCCTTCCAGTCTCACTGAAAGATGGAGATCTGGTGGACACTGTGACTGTGGTGGTTGGGATATTGGGTGTCCTCTGACAATACTTAAAACTAGATCAAGCAAAGATGAGATTTTGCCTCAAGTGGAAACGCAGGAGGAGTGCAAGTCATTTGATTTATTTCAACAG GGTTCAGGGCACGCTGCTCCAACCTTGAGGATGGTAAATGTTCATGATGGTTTGTATTTTATTCATTCTCAACCACCTCTGTCAGCTCTGCAGTCTCTCTCGATTGCAGTGGCCATTATCCACACAAGGAGTCCCACTCTCCGGCCCAAAAATGTTCAAGAGTTGAAGTAA
- the LOC132179700 gene encoding two-component response regulator-like APRR7 isoform X1 — protein sequence MFSIAFLGGSQGGSGFAAMPKRGTMLEDVVQQPPEHLSIDEISSPFSAQIFDLCDLELFPETLQNSEATSSSNCCYEENSSYATNLSLLPDKFNGYQDNNGINPNKTCNPAHQTTSTSTSTTANTITINNSSNLSVIFDSQDEIDNDISASIDFSPSPPFSVPPYLTIQQDHFDFSSMQPQIALSDAAVEGLSHYPADTVSPLMGGPLPAVFKEDCLSSAPSYLPLHPLSPSCSFLGPALGTYMPAGSMNASALSADSSGIFAGSILMGSELHPQELDYQGDNGGIYCPDSVQRVFNPGDLQALNTESQQLMGKAGNSTPLASDISSLEDSTFKVGKLSVEQRKEKIHRYMKKRNERNFSKKIKYACRKTLADSRPRVRGRFAKNDDFGEVPRPACSNHEEDDDDEVVVKEEEDLVDSSDIFSHISGVNSFKCNFPIQSWI from the exons ATGTTCTCCATTGCTTTTTTAGGAGGTAGTCAGGGAGGCTCGGGCTTTGCGGCCATGCCTAAACGTGGTACGATGTTGGAGGACGTGGTTCAACAGCCACCGGAGCACCTTTCCATC GATGAAATTTCGAGCCCATTTAGTGCTCAAATTTTTGACTTATGCGACCTTGAACTTTTCCCTGAGACCCTGCAAAATTCAGAGGCCACTTCTAGCTCAAACTGTTGCTATGAAGAGAACTCCTCCTATGCCACAAATCTTTCCTTGCTTCCAGATAAGTTCAATGGCTACCAAGATAACAATGGCATTAATCCTAACAAAACCTGCAACCCTGCCCACCAAACAACCAGCACAAGCACCAGCACCACCGCTAACACAATCACCATCAACAATAGTAGCAATCTGTCAGTGATCTTTGATTCCCAAGATGAGATTGATAATGACATCTCTGCTTCCATAGACTTTTCCCCATCCCCGCCCTTCTCTGTTCCACCATATCTCACAATTCAACAAGACCATTTTGATTTCTCTTCAATGCAGCCTCAAATTGCTTTATCAGATGCTGCTGTTGAGGGGCTCTCTCATTACCCTGCTGACACAGTTTCTCCTCTTATGGGGGGTCCTTTACCGGCTGTTTTCAAAGAGGATTGCTTGTCTTCAGCGCCATCTTATTTGCCTTTGCATCCTTTATCtccttcttgttcttttcttggCCCTGCCTTGGGAACATACATGCCTGCTGGGTCCATGAACGCATCTGCATTATCTGCTGACAGCTCTGGGATTTTCGCTGGAAGCATTCTTATGGGTTCTGAACTGCATCCACAAGAATTGGACTATCAGGGAGACAATGGTGGAATTTACTGTCCAGATTCTGTGCAGAGGGTTTTCAACCCTGGTGACCTTCAG GCACTGAATACTGAGAGTCAGCAACTGATGGGTAAAGCTGGGAATTCTACTCCATTAGCATCAGATATTTCAAGTCTGGAAGATTCAACTTTCAAAGTAGGAAAACTCTCTGTGGAGCAAAGGAAAGAGAAGATCCATAGGTACATGAAGAAGAGGAATGAGAGGAACTTCAGCAAGAAAATAAag TATGCCTGCCGCAAAACACTAGCAGACAGCCGACCTCGAGTCAGAGGAAGATTTGCAAAGAATGATGACTTTGGAGAGGTCCCTAGGCCTGCTTGTAGCAatcatgaagaagatgatgatgatgaa GTAGTtgtgaaagaagaagaggatcTGGTTGATTCATCAGATATCTTTTCTCACATTAGTGGAGTGAACTCCTTTAAATGCAACTTTCCAATCCAATCCTGGATTTGA
- the LOC132179700 gene encoding two-component response regulator-like APRR7 isoform X2, whose translation MKKDVSTLLKLIKDEISSPFSAQIFDLCDLELFPETLQNSEATSSSNCCYEENSSYATNLSLLPDKFNGYQDNNGINPNKTCNPAHQTTSTSTSTTANTITINNSSNLSVIFDSQDEIDNDISASIDFSPSPPFSVPPYLTIQQDHFDFSSMQPQIALSDAAVEGLSHYPADTVSPLMGGPLPAVFKEDCLSSAPSYLPLHPLSPSCSFLGPALGTYMPAGSMNASALSADSSGIFAGSILMGSELHPQELDYQGDNGGIYCPDSVQRVFNPGDLQALNTESQQLMGKAGNSTPLASDISSLEDSTFKVGKLSVEQRKEKIHRYMKKRNERNFSKKIKYACRKTLADSRPRVRGRFAKNDDFGEVPRPACSNHEEDDDDEVVVKEEEDLVDSSDIFSHISGVNSFKCNFPIQSWI comes from the exons ATGAAGAAAGATGTGTCTACTTTGCTCAAATTGATCAAG GATGAAATTTCGAGCCCATTTAGTGCTCAAATTTTTGACTTATGCGACCTTGAACTTTTCCCTGAGACCCTGCAAAATTCAGAGGCCACTTCTAGCTCAAACTGTTGCTATGAAGAGAACTCCTCCTATGCCACAAATCTTTCCTTGCTTCCAGATAAGTTCAATGGCTACCAAGATAACAATGGCATTAATCCTAACAAAACCTGCAACCCTGCCCACCAAACAACCAGCACAAGCACCAGCACCACCGCTAACACAATCACCATCAACAATAGTAGCAATCTGTCAGTGATCTTTGATTCCCAAGATGAGATTGATAATGACATCTCTGCTTCCATAGACTTTTCCCCATCCCCGCCCTTCTCTGTTCCACCATATCTCACAATTCAACAAGACCATTTTGATTTCTCTTCAATGCAGCCTCAAATTGCTTTATCAGATGCTGCTGTTGAGGGGCTCTCTCATTACCCTGCTGACACAGTTTCTCCTCTTATGGGGGGTCCTTTACCGGCTGTTTTCAAAGAGGATTGCTTGTCTTCAGCGCCATCTTATTTGCCTTTGCATCCTTTATCtccttcttgttcttttcttggCCCTGCCTTGGGAACATACATGCCTGCTGGGTCCATGAACGCATCTGCATTATCTGCTGACAGCTCTGGGATTTTCGCTGGAAGCATTCTTATGGGTTCTGAACTGCATCCACAAGAATTGGACTATCAGGGAGACAATGGTGGAATTTACTGTCCAGATTCTGTGCAGAGGGTTTTCAACCCTGGTGACCTTCAG GCACTGAATACTGAGAGTCAGCAACTGATGGGTAAAGCTGGGAATTCTACTCCATTAGCATCAGATATTTCAAGTCTGGAAGATTCAACTTTCAAAGTAGGAAAACTCTCTGTGGAGCAAAGGAAAGAGAAGATCCATAGGTACATGAAGAAGAGGAATGAGAGGAACTTCAGCAAGAAAATAAag TATGCCTGCCGCAAAACACTAGCAGACAGCCGACCTCGAGTCAGAGGAAGATTTGCAAAGAATGATGACTTTGGAGAGGTCCCTAGGCCTGCTTGTAGCAatcatgaagaagatgatgatgatgaa GTAGTtgtgaaagaagaagaggatcTGGTTGATTCATCAGATATCTTTTCTCACATTAGTGGAGTGAACTCCTTTAAATGCAACTTTCCAATCCAATCCTGGATTTGA